The proteins below are encoded in one region of uncultured Eubacteriales bacterium:
- a CDS encoding exported hypothetical protein (Evidence 5 : No homology to any previously reported sequences), translated as MKRMTKYLVSALGLVFVSLLAIPSVAAWDVGFAPPAQVVITTPRETAANLAETYCTDALKLISEERTKAGLAALEYSTALKPAADIRAKEAATSFSHLRPDGRDVSTVFTEQGLAYNNAGETLAYGYATATELVAGWMNSETHKEVLLNAKFTNAALGYYRNADGRIYCALLLYTPAPAEV; from the coding sequence ATGAAAAGAATGACCAAATACTTGGTTTCCGCCCTTGGGCTGGTCTTTGTTTCCTTGCTGGCCATTCCCTCTGTTGCGGCCTGGGATGTGGGGTTTGCTCCCCCTGCGCAGGTCGTGATCACGACGCCGAGAGAAACAGCGGCCAATTTGGCCGAGACCTATTGCACGGACGCCCTCAAGCTGATTAGCGAAGAGCGGACAAAAGCCGGGTTGGCCGCACTAGAATACAGCACCGCGCTAAAGCCCGCTGCTGATATCCGCGCAAAAGAAGCCGCCACAAGCTTTTCCCATCTCCGTCCAGACGGTAGAGACGTAAGCACTGTTTTCACCGAGCAGGGCCTCGCCTACAATAACGCGGGCGAGACGCTGGCTTACGGCTACGCCACTGCCACCGAGTTGGTGGCGGGCTGGATGAACTCCGAGACCCACAAAGAAGTACTTTTGAACGCCAAATTTACCAACGCCGCGCTGGGGTACTATCGTAACGCAGACGGGAGAATTTACTGCGCCCTCCTGCTCTATACTCCGGCTCCTGCTGAAGTTTAG